In Juglans microcarpa x Juglans regia isolate MS1-56 chromosome 7D, Jm3101_v1.0, whole genome shotgun sequence, the following are encoded in one genomic region:
- the LOC121238096 gene encoding calcium load-activated calcium channel-like, whose product MPVPKTTLKKPLSRPFVSTKQPPIPKASPQIFSSFKYSDSLIVVAISFCTAIVCEAISWLIIHHINSYKSMSSIDKAAKKLETMKTESSTNIAKKSKTKKMGRVETSLKESSRDLSLFKFKSGTIVALVLFVVFGLLNSLFLGFSSPRGVSSGLFPMPDPKTN is encoded by the exons ATGCCTGTGCCGAAAAC AACTCTCAAGAAACCACTTTCTCGCCCTTTCGTATCTACCAAACAACCACCTATTCCCAAGGCCTCACCTCAGATCTTCTCCTCTTTCAAGTACTCCGACAGCCTCATTGTTGTGGCCATTTCGTTTTGCACTGCCATAGTCTGCGAGGCTATCTCTTGGCTCATCATCCATCACATCAACTCCTACAAGTCGATGTCCTCAATTGACAAGGCTGCCAAGAAGCTGGAGACGATGAAAACCGAATCCTCCACCAATATCGCCAAGAAATCTAAGACCAAAAAGATGGGCCGCGTCGAGACAAGTCTCAAGGAATCGAGCCGTGACCTCTCCCTCTTCAAGTTCAAGTCCGGCACCATCGTCGCCCTTGTCCTCTTCGTCGTCTTCGGTCTTCTTAACTCACTCTTCTTAGGGTTTTCATCACCACGCGGCGTCAGCTCGGGCCTCTTCCCCATGCCAGATCCCAAAACCAATTGA
- the LOC121240056 gene encoding abscisic acid 8'-hydroxylase 2 yields MQQLFPFSTFFASFRSHQPAILIMPLLFCSLLLLLVLQMFLRWCQPRHKRLPPGSMGWPYLGETIKLYTENPNSFFSNRQKRYGDIFKTHILGCPCVMISSPEAARIVLVSQAHLFKPTYPPSKEKMIGPEAIFFHQGPYHSRLKKLVRASFLPSAIRGSVSEIERIVQKLLPTWKNRTINTLQEMKRYAFEVAMISAFGDKLDSEMEGIKSLYLCLEKGYNSMPLNLPGTPFRKAMKARKLLNETLRRLIEKRREGSGRKGGGLLGVLLGAAKDEKLNQLSDSQIGDNIIGVIFAAHDTTASVLTWILKYLLDNGNLLDAVTREQEGIQRKLLEANRGLTWEDTRQMPLTGRVIQETLRAASILSFTFREAVQDVEFGGYFIPKGWKVLPLFRTIHHCAEFFPQPEKFDPSRFEAPPRPNTYMPFGNGVHACPGSELAKLEMLILLHHLSTSYRWEAMEHEDGIQYGPFPVPKRGLPIKVTLRNKKQP; encoded by the exons ATGCAACAGCTTTTCCCATTCTCAACCTTTTTTGCAAGCTTTCGTTCTCATCAGCCTGCTATTCTCATTATGCCATTGCTATTCTGCTCTTTGTTGCTGCTGCTAGTGCTGCAAATGTTCCTCCGCTGGTGCCAACCCAGGCACAAACGCCTGCCCCCTGGTTCAATGGGTTGGCCCTACTTAGGAGAGACCATCAAGCTCTACACTGAAAACCCAAATTCCTTCTTTTCGAACAGGCAAAAACG GTATGGGGATATCTTTAAGACCCACATATTAGGTTGCCCCTGTGTAATGATTTCCAGCCCAGAAGCAGCAAGAATTGTTCTAGTGAGTCAGGCTCATCTGTTCAAGCCAACTTATCCGCCAAGCAAGGAGAAAATGATAGGGCCAGAGGCTATATTCTTTCATCAGGGACCCTACCATTCAAGGCTCAAGAAGCTGGTTCGGGCTTCCTTTCTGCCCTCTGCAATTAGAGGGTCAGTCTCGGAGATTGAGCGTATTGTTCAGAAACTTCTCCCCACTTGGAAGAATCGCACCATTAACACCTTGCAAGAGATGAAGAGG TATGCTTTTGAAGTGGCAATGATTTCGGCATTCGGAGACAAACTAGACTCAGAAATGGAAGGAATAAAAAGTTTGTATCTGTGCCTTGAGAAGGGCTACAATTCGATGCCTCTAAATCTACCGGGAACTCCCTTTCGCAAAGCAATGaag GCAAGGAAGCTTCTGAATGAGACATTGAGAAGATTAATCGAAAAGAGGAGAGAGGGATCAGGGAGAAAAGGCGGTGGCTTGTTGGGAGTATTACTGGGAGCTGCCAAAGACGAGAAGCTCAATCAGCTTAGCGATTCTCAAATTGGAGACAATATAATTGGAGTAATCTTTGCTGCTCATGATACAACTGCAAGTGTCCTTACGTGGATTCTTAAGTATTTGCTCGATAATGGCAACCTCCTAGATGCCGTGACG AGGGAACAAGAAGGAATTCAACGCAAACTATTAGAGGCAAATCGTGGACTTACGTGGGAGGATACTCGGCAAATGCCGTTGACTGGCCGG GTGATTCAAGAAACACTGAGAGCTGCAAGCATACTCTCATTTACATTCAGAGAAGCTGTCCAAGATGTTGAATTTGGGGGCTACTTTATCCCCAAGGGTTGGAAGGTTCTGCCTCTCTTCAGAACCATTCATCACTGTGCTGAGTTCTTCCCACAACCCGAAAAGTTTGACCCTTCAAGATTCGAG GCGCCACCAAGACCTAACACGTACATGCCGTTCGGGAATGGAGTCCATGCTTGTCCAGGCAGTGAGCTGGCCAAGCTTGAGATGCTCATCCTTCTTCACCACCTCAGCACCTCTTACAG GTGGGAAGCTATGGAACACGAGGATGGGATACAATATGGCCCTTTCCCGGTACCCAAACGGGGTTTACCTATAAAGGTAACCCTAAGGAACAAGAAGCAGCCATGa